A window of Microbispora hainanensis genomic DNA:
TCCTGCACGTCCGAGTACAGCGTCGTCGCGCAGACTTCGCCGGTCTCCGAGCGGAACACGCCGGTGACGACATCCGCCCACGCGTCGCGCTGGTCCCCCGGCTCGTCGTCCCACGCTTCGAGCGTGAGGCTCACGAGGTCGTCCTCCGCCGAGAGCGCGAGGCCGCGGTGGTCGGACGGCTCGAAGGGGTCCCAGGACGACGACACGTCCACGACGAAGAAGGTCCCGTCGTGGACGTGCAGCTCACAGTCGCTACGCGAGATCAGGGGCATGCGGACCGCCGGTGGTGAGAGACGGATGACGTACGACCGCCGCCCTGAGCAGCCGGTCGTGGAGGAGCCGGGCGTCGGCGTCGAGGAACGCCGCCAGCCCGCCGGCGAGCAGGAGCACCAGCCCGATGTCGGGAACGAAGGCGAGGAAGGGGAAGGCCAGCGTGCGCAGGGCCGCCCTGCCCGCGCCCAGCCGTCCACCCGTCCGCACGTCGACGACGCGTACGCGCAGCAGCCGCTTGCCGAGCGTCCGGCCCCACACGGCGTGCTGCACCCAGACATAGAGGAGCAGTATGAGCAGGTCGAGCAGCTCTTCGGGCCGCACGCTGCCCTCCAGCACGTCGCCGAGCCGTCCCAGCAGGCCCTGGTCGAACCAGGTGAACCAGACGCTCGGATCGACCAACGACCAGGCCGGTTCCACGACCAGGCGGAGAGCAGCGACGACGACCAGGTAGTCGATCAGAGCCGCCACCGGACGACGCCACGCCGTCCCGCCGACGGCCGGCTCTTCCCGGGCCGCCGTACGCGACGCGGCGAACACCAGCGCCGCGGCCAGCAGGAGGCACCGCTGGTTCGGTCCCCAGCTGTCGAGCACCCTGCGGAACCACTCGGCGCTGAGTATCGGAACCGTCTGCAAGCAGCCCTCGGGCTCGACGTACATCGGGGTGAGGGGCTCGACGACGGCGATCACGACGAGAAGCCCCGCGACGCGCCTGCCGACGATCGCGCGATCCGTGTCGCGCACGTACGCCAGGAGCCCTAGGAGCACGGCCAGAGCGGGAACCGCCCAGCTCTCGGCGGTTTCCACCACCCTCGACAGGTCATCGCGCAGCGTGGACAGCGGCCATTCGTCGCCGCCCGGCCTGCCGACGCACCCCTGGATCACGAAGGGCCCGTTCTCCACCCGCCGCAGCTCCCATGTCGGAACGGCGGCCAGGGCGACCGCGGCCAGCCAGGCCGGAACGGCGAGCCAGGCCGGCAGGCGTGGGCGTCTCACGCCCGGTCCATGTCCGGCAGGAACGGGTGCACCACGACCCGGCATGATCATCTCCTCCCGCGAGCCCCCAACCTAACGGCCGGGCGGCTGGCGGGAACCCGAAATGATCAGGAAAAGCGGCGGTACGGCTCAGCGGGCGGCGCGCACGGCCTCCCGCGCCGCGCGGGCGAGCTTCTCGTCGTACGGCCGGCCCAGCTCACGCGCGAGCTCGATCGTGCGGTCGAGCAGCGCCAGCGCCTCGTCATGGCGGCCCGCCACGCGGCAGGTCTCGGCGTAGGTGTGCAGGAAGTCGATCTCCAGTTGCACCTCGGCCAGCGGTTCCAGCAGCTCGAAGGCCCGCCGGTGGTGGTCGAGCGCCTTCTCCAGCGAACCCGCGATCCGCAGCGCGACACCGAGATAGTTGTGGCACCACGCCTGGTTGTGCTGGAGATTGTGCTGCTCGGACAGCGTCAACGCCTCGTGCAGCCTGCGCTGCGACTCCGCCGGGTCGTCCGGCGCCAGCGCGAGACCGAGCGTGACGAGCCCGGTGACCCGCGCGGGCCCGTCCGCCAGGGCGAGGGACGCCCGGGCGAGTTCGGCGGCTTCGTCGCGCCGCCCGAGGTGGAGCGTCACCCACCCGTCGAAGGCCAGCGCCTGCGACTGCCCCATCCGGTGCCCGAGCTTCTCGAACAGCTCGCGTGCCCGCCGGAAGTGCGCCTGCGCCGCTTCGAGGTCGCCGAGGTCCCGCCGTACGAAACCGATGCGCAGCGCGAGGGCGGCGGCGGTGTCGTCGTCCGGCCCCGACCGCTCGGCCGTCTCGTAGGCCGACAGCGCCTCGCCGAGGCGTCCGGCGGCGGCCCGGGCGAAACCGAGGTCCGCGAGCAGCGCGGCCCGCTGCCGATCGCGGCCGAGACGCCCAGCGGCGTCCGCGGCGGCTTCGAGCAGGCGCGCCTGGTCGTCGGTGCCGCGGTGGCGGAAGAACCAGACCCGCATGGCCTGCGGCAGCTCGGCCACCACCTCGTCCATGCCCAGCCGTACGGCGGTGTCGAAGCAGGCCACCAGGTTGACGTATTCGAGGTCGAACCACGCCATCGCCTTCGCCGGGTCTCCCGGCGCGGGGTCCTTGCGGTGCGGTGAGGGCAGCGTGCGGTCGTGGGCGACGGCCTGCGCCAGATAATGCGTCAGCACCCGGCGCAGCGCGGCTTCGGCCCGTGGCTCCTCCTCGGCGGCGAGGTCTGCCGCGTACTGCCGGAGCAGATCGTGCATCCGATATCGCCCCGGCGAGGGCTCCTGCACCAGGTGGGCGTCGACCAGTTCCTCCAGCGCGGCTGCGGCACGGTCGGGCGGCATGTCGGCGAGCGCGCCCGCGGCCGAGGCGTCGAAATCGGTGCCCGGCAGCACGCCCAGCAGCCGGAACATCCGGCGCTGAGCCGTGTCGAGCTGCTGCAGCGACATGCCGAACGCCGCGTCGAAACGGCTGGGGGTGGCGCGCAGCCGTTCGGCCAGCACGGCCACCGTCCAGCCCGGACGGTGGCGAAGCCGCGCGCCCGCCATCCGCAGCGCCAGCGGGAGCCCGCCGCACTGGCGCAGCACCTGGCCGACCGCCTCCTCTTCGGTGAGCGACAGCCCGGCCGCCCGGCCGAACAGGTGCGCCGCGTCGTCGTCGGCCAGCGGCTCCAGGGACACCGGCGGCACCGCGTCCAGGCTGACCAGCCGGTGACGGCTGGTGACCAGCACCGCGGACTTCCCCGCGCCAGGAAGCAGCGGACGCACCTGCTCGGCGTCGACCGCGTTGTCGAGCACGACGAGGACCCGCAGGCGCGACAGCTCCGACCGCCACAGCGCCGCACGTTCGGCGGTGCCGGCCGGGGGATGCGTGACGTCCAGCGCGCCCAGCAGCCGGCCCAGCGCGGCGTGCGGCTCCAGCGGCTCCTGTCCCGGGGTGAAGCCCTGCAGGTCGAGATAGAGCCCGCCGTCCGGGAACGCGGAGACGAGCCGATGGGCCACGTGCACGGCCAGGCTGGTCTTGCCCACGCCCGCCATGCCGTCGATCGCCGCCGCGCCGGTGGTGCGGATCAGCTCCTCGACCAGGGCACACTCGGCTTCCCTGCCGGTGAAGTCGAACAGGTCGGCCGGCAGATCGTTGCGCCGCCGGGCGGGCGCCGCTCCGGCTTCGGCCGCCTCGGCCCACAGCGCGCGCAGTGGCCGGGGATCGCGTCCCACGGCCCGGCACAGCGCCACGACGGCCTCCCACGGCGGCACGAGCTGTCCGGTCAGATATCGCGACAACGACGAGCTGCTCAGCCCCGTCTGGGCGGGCGAGAGCGCGCAGGCTGAGCCCGCTCAGCTCCTTGATCCGGCCGAGCTGAGCCACCAGTCGTTCCTGGGGGCTGGACACGTGCAACACCGTACCCGTCCCGGCCCGTACGGACGGATCGGCGGCGCGTTCGCGCAGGTCAGCAGCGTTATCGGTGTCCCACGGTGTCCCACTGGGCAGGCGCCGCCGGGCACGCCGATGGTCTGATAGCTCGTGTCGGAAACACCTGCGGCGAAGGAGTGGCGATGTCGACCGAGCGCATGCCGAACCCGGCGGCTTTGATCCCCGAGGCGATGGAGGCCCTGATGGCGCTCAACAGGGCCGTCGCGGGCGCCGGAGTGGACGGCAGACTGCTGGCGCTGAGCCACCTGCGGGCCAGCCAGATCAACGGCTGTGCTCCCTGCGTCGCCGGGGGCGTCCACCAGGCCCGGCGGCACGGCGCGACCGATGACCAGGTGCACGCCGTCGCCGCGTGGCGGGAGACGCCGTGGTTCAGCGACGAGGAGCGTGCCGCACTGGCCCTGACCGAGGCCGTCACCCGGCTCGCCGACCGGCCCGACCCCGTGCCCGACCAGGTGTGGGACGTGGCCGCCACGCACTTCGACCAGAAGGAGCTGGCCGCGCTGCTGCTCAACATCGCGATCGCCAACGCCTTCAACCGGCTCAACGTGCCGACCCGACAGCAGGCGGGCCAGTGGTGACGCCGTCCCCCATCACCGCCTGAAGCCGTACATCACAGAAGAGAGGAAATCGTCATGTCGAAGACCACCACCGCCAAGGGCCAGAAGTACGACGGGTTCACCGAGGAAGAGCGCGACGCGATGAAGGAGCGCGCCAAGGAGCTCAAGACGAGCGCACGGCGGGGCGCCAAGGCCGACACGGAGAGCGAGGTGCTCGCCAAGATCGCCGAAATGCCCGAGTCCGACCGGGTCATCGCCGAGCGCCTGCACGCCGTGATCAAGGCCGCCGCGCCGACCCTGACCCCGAAGCTGTGGTACGGCATGCCGGCGTACGCCCACAACGGCAAGATGGTCTGCTTCTTCCAGGCCGCGGCGAAGTTCAAGGCCCGCTACGCGACGCTCGGCTTCAGCGACGCGGCGAACCTCGACGACGGAGCCATGTGGCCGGCGTCGTACGCCCTGGCCGAGCTGACCCCCGAGGTCGAGGAGAGGATCGCCGCGCTCCTGAAGCAGGCGCTGAGCTGAGAAGGTCCGGCTACCTTCACGACGTCAGCCTCATGACGTCAGTCGACAAGCGCCGAGCCGAAGACCCACGGGGACGTCTGGGAGATGAAGTCCCCGGGGAATCCGAGCTCGAAGCCGGTGGCCTCCTCCAGCCGGGCGATGCTTTCCGGCGGCAGGGTGAGGCCGGCGGCGGCGAGGTTGTCGCGGAGCTGGTCGGCATCGCGCGCCCCGACGATGGGATGGATCGCGCGCGACCGGCTCGCGGTCCACGCGATGGCCACCTGGGAGGGCGTGGCCCCGAGGTCGTCGGCGACGTCCTGCACCACCCGGGCCATCGCGTGGTCACGGGCCGACAGCGACTCCGCGTTCAGCCGGCCGCCGGTCGCGGGGGCGCCGGGGCGGGTGTACTTGCCGGACAGCACGCCGCCGCCCAGCGGGCTCCAGGCGGTGACGCCCAGCCCCAGCGACTCGGCCATCGGCAGCAGCTCGCGTTCGATGTCGCGCTGGAGCAGGCTGTACGGCACCTGGAGACCGACGAACGGGCTCCACCCATGCCACTGCGCCAGCGTGTTGGCCCGCGACACGATCCAGGCGGGGGCGTCGGAGATCCCCACGTAAAGAACCTTGCCGGAGCGGACCACGTCGTCCAGCGCGCGCATGGTCTCCTCGATCGGCGTGTCGCGGTCCCACATGTGCACCCAGTAGACGTCCACGTAGTCCGTACGCAGCCTGCGCAGGCTGGTCTCCAGCGACGCCCGCAGGTTCTTGCGGTGGTTCCCCGCCGCGTTGGGGTCGGCGCGGTCGCGTGACACGGTGTATTTCGTGCCCAGCACGAACGACTCGCGCCGGCCCTCCAGCAGCTCGCCGAGTATCCGCTCGCTGGCGCCGTCGCGGTAGTTGATCGCGGTGTCGATCATGTTGCCGCCGGCCTCGGCGTACAGGTCGAGCATGCGCCGGCACTCCGGCAGCGGCGCGCCGACGCCGCCCTGCTCGCCGAAGGTCATGGCGCCCAGGATCAGCTCGGAGACCCGCAGGCCGCTCGCGCCCAGCGTCCGGTATCTCATGCCGTCGCCGATCCGCTGAACAGCTCCGCGGCGGCGGCCTTGTCGGGATCGGAGACGACCAGATGGATCGCGATGTGCGTCATGGCAATGACCATACACACTGTATGGACATGTCGTCCAGATCGAATGTATGGACGTAGCGTCCATACACGCCGTCGTACGCTTGGTCGCATGTCTTCCAAGCGCACCGCTCCCGCCGCGCGCCGCTCGGGCGTCGCGGCCTCCGCAGAGCTTCGGGAGCGCATCCTGTCGGCGACGCGTGAGCTGCTGCGGGAGCGCCGCTTCGACACCCTGAGCGTGAGCGACATCCTGACCGCGGCCAAGGTGTCCCGGGCCAGCTTCTACTTCTATTTCCCGAGCAAGCAGGCGGTGCTCGCCGAGCTCGTACGCGAGGCCGTGACGCGGGGACAGCAGGCGGCCGAGCCCTGGACCGGCGGACGGCAGGACCCGGCCGCCGCGCTCCGGGCCGGTGTGACCGACGGCGCACGGTTGTGGCGCGCGAACGCGGGCGTGCTCATGGCGATCGTGGAGAGCTGGGGCTCCGACGACGACCTGCGAGCCCTGTGGCTCGAACAGATGGACCTGTTCACCGAGGCCGCCGTGGCCCGCATCCGATCCGACCCGGAGGCGCTGCGGCATCTCGGCGACGCGGACGTGCGCGCCGTGGCCGCCTCGCTGACCTGGATGGGCGAACGGCTCTACTACCTCGCCGCCTCGGGGGTGCCGCCCTTCGACGACGAGCAGGTCCTCGTCGACGTGCTCACCAATGCGTGGACCTCGCTGCTCTACGGCCGGTGAACCGGGCGGCGACCTCTCCCACGCTCAGGCCGCGCCGCCGTCGTCCGGTGCGGCGGGTGACTCGGGTGCCGTGAGGCGTGCGGCGAGCGCCGCCGCGGCATCGGAGAGCCCGGACCAGCGCCGGCAGCACAACAGCAGGTTGCGCTTGGCCCAGGAGTTCGTCAGGTCCACGGCCCGCAGGTCGTACGTACGCCGCCAACGGTCGATCGCACGCGCGGGAACCACGGCGATGCCGACCCCGGCCGCCACCGCGCCGCAGATCGCCTCCGTGGACGGCAGATGCGCCCGGTAGCGGGGCCGGAGCCCGAGCGGCTGGGCCTGCCCGCTCAGATGCTCCTGCAACGGGTTCCCCTCGGTGAAGCCGACGAACGGGTGGCCGAGGCACTCGCTGAACGCGACATGAGCACGCGCGGCCAGCGCGTGGCCCGGCGGTGTGATGACGACCAGCGGATCGGGACGCAGCACCGCCCGTTCCAGCCGGCCCGAGTCCACCGTGTCGGCGATGATCCCCAGCTCCGCCCGGCCGTCGGTGACGGCGGCGACGATCTCGTGACTCGGCCGCTCCTCCAGCTCCAGGTCGATGTCGGGATTGTCGGCCATGAAGTCGACTATCACCGACGACACGAGCGTTTCGGTCGCCGAAGTATTCGCCGAGATCACCAATGTGGACCGCAGGCCGTCGGAATAGCGCGACAATTCAGAACGCATCCGAGCAATCTGCTCGATGACCTGACGGGCATGGGCCACCAGCAGCCACCCTGCCGGTGACGGCACGACACCACGGCGATGCCGGATCAGCAGCGGCGCTCCCAGAGCCTTCTCCATCGCCTTGATCCTCGTGCTGGCCGAAGCCAGCGACAGGTGTGACCGCTCCGCGCCCCGGGTGATGCTGCCCTCATCGACCACCTGGAGGAACAGCTGAAGATCGGTCAGGTCGTACGTCATGGTCGAGACGCTACCCATCTCGGCCCCCACTCTGGAGACTTCGGGTCAGCCGAAGGCTCGCCCCAAAAAGAACTCATTGTGGACTCGGGTGCAGGCGTCAAGACTTTGTCCTGATCTGCAAATTCGCTATCCGGAGGCGTCAATGTCACCTCAGGCCGAGCCGGCCGAAGTCGCCGAGAACCGCATCGCCGCGGACTGGGATTTGGATCAGTGGGCGGACCGGATCCTCGAACAGGCCGGCGTCGGAGTCACCATTCTGGATCGCCACGGAACGGTGATGTACTACAACAAGTGGGCTTCGGAGCACCTGGACCGGAAGCCCGGATACAGGCTCATCGAACTTGATCGGGGTTGAGGCGAGGCTGCGCCTGCTCGCGCGGCTGCGGGATGGATTGCCTCTTGAGGGAGCTCGCGGCTCCCGTTGATCATTTCTGTTATCTACGCAGAAGATCAACAGAAGAGCCGCGAGCATGGTCAACGATACGACCCGGCTGCTGGGCCTGGAGGGCCTGGCCGTCGTCGACGTCGTCGCAGCAGGTGAAGACAGCAGGCAGGGGCCGATCGTGCATCTGGTCACCGCCGACGAGAGCGCTCGGGCCTGCCCCGAGTGCGGGGTGTTCGCGGCCCGGGTCAAGGAGTGGGTGACCACCCGCCCGCGTGACCTACCGGTCGCGGGCCGCCGCTGTGACCTGCGCTGGCGTAAACGCCGGTGGTACTGCGACGAGCCGGCCTGCCCGAGAGGGACGTTCACCGAGCACGTCGCACAGGTCCCGGCCCGGGCCCGGCTGACGGTGCGATTACGCCAGGCCGCCGGGGAAGCCGTCGCCGACCGTGGGAGGACGATCGTGCAGTCGGCTCGCGACCACGGCGTGTCCTGGCCGGTGGCCTGTGCGGCGTTCACCGCGCACGCCCAGCGGGTGCTGCCCGGTCAGCCCGCCCCCGTCACGGTGCTGGGGATCGATGAGATCCGCCGAGGCC
This region includes:
- a CDS encoding RDD family protein, with the protein product MRRPRLPAWLAVPAWLAAVALAAVPTWELRRVENGPFVIQGCVGRPGGDEWPLSTLRDDLSRVVETAESWAVPALAVLLGLLAYVRDTDRAIVGRRVAGLLVVIAVVEPLTPMYVEPEGCLQTVPILSAEWFRRVLDSWGPNQRCLLLAAALVFAASRTAAREEPAVGGTAWRRPVAALIDYLVVVAALRLVVEPAWSLVDPSVWFTWFDQGLLGRLGDVLEGSVRPEELLDLLILLLYVWVQHAVWGRTLGKRLLRVRVVDVRTGGRLGAGRAALRTLAFPFLAFVPDIGLVLLLAGGLAAFLDADARLLHDRLLRAAVVRHPSLTTGGPHAPDLA
- a CDS encoding ATP-binding protein, coding for MSSSSLSRYLTGQLVPPWEAVVALCRAVGRDPRPLRALWAEAAEAGAAPARRRNDLPADLFDFTGREAECALVEELIRTTGAAAIDGMAGVGKTSLAVHVAHRLVSAFPDGGLYLDLQGFTPGQEPLEPHAALGRLLGALDVTHPPAGTAERAALWRSELSRLRVLVVLDNAVDAEQVRPLLPGAGKSAVLVTSRHRLVSLDAVPPVSLEPLADDDAAHLFGRAAGLSLTEEEAVGQVLRQCGGLPLALRMAGARLRHRPGWTVAVLAERLRATPSRFDAAFGMSLQQLDTAQRRMFRLLGVLPGTDFDASAAGALADMPPDRAAAALEELVDAHLVQEPSPGRYRMHDLLRQYAADLAAEEEPRAEAALRRVLTHYLAQAVAHDRTLPSPHRKDPAPGDPAKAMAWFDLEYVNLVACFDTAVRLGMDEVVAELPQAMRVWFFRHRGTDDQARLLEAAADAAGRLGRDRQRAALLADLGFARAAAGRLGEALSAYETAERSGPDDDTAAALALRIGFVRRDLGDLEAAQAHFRRARELFEKLGHRMGQSQALAFDGWVTLHLGRRDEAAELARASLALADGPARVTGLVTLGLALAPDDPAESQRRLHEALTLSEQHNLQHNQAWCHNYLGVALRIAGSLEKALDHHRRAFELLEPLAEVQLEIDFLHTYAETCRVAGRHDEALALLDRTIELARELGRPYDEKLARAAREAVRAAR
- a CDS encoding carboxymuconolactone decarboxylase family protein, giving the protein MSTERMPNPAALIPEAMEALMALNRAVAGAGVDGRLLALSHLRASQINGCAPCVAGGVHQARRHGATDDQVHAVAAWRETPWFSDEERAALALTEAVTRLADRPDPVPDQVWDVAATHFDQKELAALLLNIAIANAFNRLNVPTRQQAGQW
- a CDS encoding iron chaperone, encoding MSKTTTAKGQKYDGFTEEERDAMKERAKELKTSARRGAKADTESEVLAKIAEMPESDRVIAERLHAVIKAAAPTLTPKLWYGMPAYAHNGKMVCFFQAAAKFKARYATLGFSDAANLDDGAMWPASYALAELTPEVEERIAALLKQALS
- a CDS encoding aldo/keto reductase encodes the protein MRYRTLGASGLRVSELILGAMTFGEQGGVGAPLPECRRMLDLYAEAGGNMIDTAINYRDGASERILGELLEGRRESFVLGTKYTVSRDRADPNAAGNHRKNLRASLETSLRRLRTDYVDVYWVHMWDRDTPIEETMRALDDVVRSGKVLYVGISDAPAWIVSRANTLAQWHGWSPFVGLQVPYSLLQRDIERELLPMAESLGLGVTAWSPLGGGVLSGKYTRPGAPATGGRLNAESLSARDHAMARVVQDVADDLGATPSQVAIAWTASRSRAIHPIVGARDADQLRDNLAAAGLTLPPESIARLEEATGFELGFPGDFISQTSPWVFGSALVD
- a CDS encoding TetR/AcrR family transcriptional regulator, which gives rise to MSSKRTAPAARRSGVAASAELRERILSATRELLRERRFDTLSVSDILTAAKVSRASFYFYFPSKQAVLAELVREAVTRGQQAAEPWTGGRQDPAAALRAGVTDGARLWRANAGVLMAIVESWGSDDDLRALWLEQMDLFTEAAVARIRSDPEALRHLGDADVRAVAASLTWMGERLYYLAASGVPPFDDEQVLVDVLTNAWTSLLYGR
- a CDS encoding LysR family transcriptional regulator, which codes for MTYDLTDLQLFLQVVDEGSITRGAERSHLSLASASTRIKAMEKALGAPLLIRHRRGVVPSPAGWLLVAHARQVIEQIARMRSELSRYSDGLRSTLVISANTSATETLVSSVIVDFMADNPDIDLELEERPSHEIVAAVTDGRAELGIIADTVDSGRLERAVLRPDPLVVITPPGHALAARAHVAFSECLGHPFVGFTEGNPLQEHLSGQAQPLGLRPRYRAHLPSTEAICGAVAAGVGIAVVPARAIDRWRRTYDLRAVDLTNSWAKRNLLLCCRRWSGLSDAAAALAARLTAPESPAAPDDGGAA